A portion of the Calothrix sp. 336/3 genome contains these proteins:
- a CDS encoding serine/threonine-protein kinase produces the protein MPKEPIYTLTKKNLSATSKATGKHTKTTATSGAKISRKMGYFAHILAGMTALGAAVLAASDMGIGEFMELQAHSLFFQLRGQATLPDNIVILAIDNDSITVPGQYYRDNPEKYSYLKPLQSFPFPRATYAEVIEKLIQGGARHVAVDVIFDRPSSYGVEDDRHLQEVLQRHHQKVTLAAIYENSETHQGSFWQLTQPQELFRNTGITVGSVNFPLEIDGKIHRHASVFPKLLAKNDNFTPPDKIPSLGEATLRASGVNYPKPLGDRLYFWGGAGTFETIPFWYVLDPTNWKHYLQSGQVFKDKIVLIGATAQLSNDFHGVAVSPSWLNPQKMAGVEIHAQAIATLMQGRSISQKITNPWAEGLFVFTIVGGCTVLIARGKAGIRRFSYGMVAAVLWGGVSFICFTSGRFIIPAAIPIVAIATISTVYLGIEIIREIFRKRHLVTIFQKYKTSPVVQEIISQQDDLLDLLQQRELALSGKILAGRYKIVKVLGSGGFSETYIAEDTLLPNHPQCVVKQLQPVNHKAEQIIIARRLFNSEAETLQKLGNHPQIPQLLAFFEEEEFYLIQEYIDGHPLSQELPIGKPVDESIVIDILRDLLQILAFVHKNGVIHRDIKPSNIIRRHGDRKLVLIDFGAVKEVTTQLFDASEQTALTIGIGTKGYSPSEQCFGRPQYNSDIYAVGMIAIRALTGIAPHDLARNTDGELQWLDKAIVSTELASILCRMVLDDFQKRYQTASEVLEDLNQLIIRENKQHFWADNSLINVVNLEDVGLDTIPYLGIGEEVSASDLPTSKLPNLLNDSTERLDNQS, from the coding sequence ATGCCAAAAGAGCCTATATATACCTTAACTAAAAAAAACCTTTCTGCGACCAGTAAAGCTACTGGGAAACATACAAAAACTACTGCTACCTCTGGAGCCAAAATTTCCCGCAAAATGGGTTATTTTGCCCATATATTGGCAGGGATGACAGCCCTAGGTGCGGCGGTATTGGCTGCATCTGATATGGGTATCGGTGAATTTATGGAGCTACAGGCACATTCCCTATTTTTCCAGTTGCGAGGACAGGCTACCTTACCGGATAATATTGTCATTTTAGCCATTGATAATGATTCGATCACCGTACCAGGGCAATACTATCGAGATAACCCTGAGAAGTATTCCTATCTCAAGCCTTTACAATCCTTTCCTTTCCCTAGGGCAACCTATGCAGAAGTGATTGAGAAATTAATTCAAGGTGGAGCGCGCCATGTGGCTGTGGATGTGATTTTTGATCGCCCCAGTAGTTATGGAGTGGAAGACGATCGCCATTTACAGGAGGTACTACAACGCCATCACCAAAAAGTCACACTAGCCGCAATCTATGAAAACTCTGAAACCCATCAGGGTAGTTTTTGGCAGTTAACCCAACCTCAAGAATTATTTCGCAATACTGGTATCACAGTCGGCTCTGTCAATTTTCCCTTAGAGATAGATGGCAAAATCCACCGACACGCCAGTGTGTTTCCCAAATTATTGGCAAAAAATGACAACTTTACACCACCAGATAAAATCCCTTCTTTAGGGGAGGCGACTTTACGAGCATCTGGGGTGAATTATCCCAAACCTCTGGGCGATCGCCTGTATTTTTGGGGAGGTGCGGGAACTTTTGAGACTATTCCCTTTTGGTATGTTTTAGATCCCACCAACTGGAAACATTATTTGCAGTCAGGGCAGGTATTTAAAGACAAGATAGTTTTGATTGGCGCCACAGCACAGCTCAGCAATGATTTTCATGGAGTGGCTGTTTCTCCTAGCTGGTTAAACCCCCAAAAAATGGCTGGGGTAGAAATTCATGCCCAGGCGATCGCCACTTTGATGCAGGGTAGAAGTATCTCCCAAAAAATAACTAATCCTTGGGCGGAGGGTTTATTTGTTTTTACCATAGTTGGTGGTTGTACTGTACTAATTGCGAGGGGTAAAGCAGGTATCCGTAGATTTAGTTATGGGATGGTTGCTGCTGTGCTATGGGGTGGAGTCAGTTTTATTTGTTTTACCTCTGGGCGATTTATTATTCCTGCTGCTATCCCCATAGTCGCGATCGCCACTATTAGTACTGTTTATCTGGGTATAGAAATCATCCGCGAAATCTTCCGCAAACGTCACCTAGTTACTATCTTCCAAAAATATAAAACCTCTCCTGTCGTTCAAGAAATTATTAGCCAACAGGATGATTTACTAGACTTACTACAACAGAGGGAATTAGCCCTTTCCGGTAAAATCCTCGCCGGACGTTATAAAATCGTCAAAGTTCTGGGTTCAGGAGGATTTAGTGAAACCTACATCGCGGAAGATACCCTGTTACCAAACCACCCTCAATGTGTAGTTAAGCAACTGCAACCAGTTAACCACAAAGCAGAGCAAATTATCATTGCTCGACGTTTATTTAACTCCGAAGCTGAAACCCTCCAAAAGTTGGGCAATCATCCCCAAATTCCCCAGTTATTAGCTTTTTTTGAAGAAGAAGAATTTTACTTAATTCAAGAATACATTGATGGACATCCTCTCAGTCAAGAATTACCTATTGGTAAACCCGTTGACGAAAGTATCGTTATCGATATTTTGCGGGATTTATTACAAATATTAGCTTTTGTCCATAAAAATGGTGTGATTCACCGAGATATCAAACCTAGTAATATTATCCGCCGCCATGGCGATCGCAAATTAGTCTTAATTGATTTTGGTGCTGTCAAAGAAGTTACAACCCAATTATTCGATGCTTCCGAACAAACAGCCTTGACAATTGGTATTGGTACAAAAGGATACTCACCCAGCGAACAGTGCTTTGGTCGCCCACAATATAATAGTGATATCTATGCAGTTGGAATGATTGCCATCCGCGCACTTACGGGTATCGCTCCTCACGATTTAGCCAGAAATACTGATGGTGAGTTGCAATGGCTTGATAAGGCTATAGTTAGTACAGAACTAGCCAGTATTCTTTGTCGAATGGTGCTAGACGATTTTCAAAAGCGCTATCAAACGGCATCAGAGGTTTTAGAAGACTTAAATCAATTAATCATTCGGGAAAATAAACAACATTTCTGGGCTGATAATTCCCTCATTAATGTTGTGAATTTAGAGGATGTGGGATTAGATACAATTCCTTACTTGGGAATTGGTGAAGAAGTTTCTGCATCTGACTTACCCACATCCAAATTACCCAACCTCCTGAATGATTCCACTGAAAGGTTAGATAATCAGTCTTAA
- a CDS encoding FecR domain-containing protein: MLRKSLPLTVIVLWGVIVTPVTQQANAATPLTKAVVQSIRNIVQLMPKNLRPRPARKADPMSPGDGLSTGRSSLAEIRFNDGSLARVGEQAVFRFLPKTRNFRLSNGTVLLLIPPGRGQTRVNTPNAAAAIRGSALFVRYDEAEDRTIIGALTDSGIEVSNDDASVTKKLKPGQLVVIVKGQFQGLYEFDLRTFYDTSDLVKGLDLTLKEAPNPDPAIASVQQETKDAVIKQTPITIGKDTIQNPGFVKLSANKTGNNNQKVVPHKEGTNDFVDSGQVISNTPQPQPPVDNKPPVDNKPPVDNKPPVDNKPPVDNKPPVDNKPPVDNKPPVDNKPPVDNKPPVDNKPPVGNKPPVVETPGKPPVEKPPIDNKPPVDNKPPIDNKPPVDNKPPIDNKPPVGNKPPVDNKPPVVETPGKPPVEKPPIDNKPPIDNKPPIDNKPPIDNKPPIDNKPPVDNKPPIDNKPPVDNKPPIDNKPPVDNKPPVDNKPPVVETPGKPPIEKPPVDNKPPVDNKPPEKPPVGT, translated from the coding sequence ATGCTTCGTAAATCTTTGCCATTGACTGTAATTGTTTTGTGGGGAGTGATAGTTACACCTGTTACACAACAGGCAAATGCTGCGACTCCTTTAACAAAGGCGGTAGTTCAGAGTATTCGGAATATCGTACAGTTAATGCCGAAGAACTTACGCCCCCGACCAGCACGTAAGGCTGACCCTATGTCACCAGGAGATGGCTTGTCTACTGGACGTTCTTCTTTAGCAGAAATACGTTTTAATGATGGCTCTTTGGCGCGGGTAGGAGAGCAAGCTGTATTTCGGTTTTTACCTAAAACGAGAAATTTTAGGTTATCAAATGGCACAGTATTATTACTAATACCTCCGGGAAGAGGGCAAACAAGGGTAAACACACCGAATGCGGCGGCAGCGATTCGCGGTTCTGCTCTGTTTGTCAGGTATGATGAGGCAGAGGATAGGACAATTATTGGAGCGTTAACTGACAGTGGTATTGAGGTTAGTAATGATGATGCTTCTGTAACTAAAAAGTTGAAGCCTGGGCAGTTAGTGGTGATTGTCAAGGGACAATTTCAGGGTTTGTATGAGTTTGATTTGAGAACTTTTTACGATACTAGCGACTTGGTGAAAGGGTTAGATTTGACGTTGAAGGAAGCACCAAATCCCGATCCGGCGATCGCTAGTGTGCAACAAGAAACTAAAGACGCTGTAATTAAGCAAACTCCTATCACTATCGGTAAAGACACCATACAAAATCCTGGCTTTGTCAAACTGAGTGCTAACAAAACTGGTAATAACAATCAAAAGGTTGTACCGCACAAGGAAGGTACGAATGATTTTGTGGATTCAGGGCAAGTAATTTCCAATACTCCTCAACCACAACCACCAGTAGACAACAAACCTCCGGTAGATAACAAACCACCAGTAGATAACAAGCCTCCAGTAGATAACAAACCTCCGGTGGATAACAAGCCTCCAGTAGATAACAAACCACCAGTAGATAACAAACCACCAGTAGATAACAAGCCGCCAGTAGATAACAAGCCTCCGGTGGATAACAAACCTCCAGTAGGTAACAAGCCTCCGGTGGTAGAAACACCTGGTAAACCTCCGGTAGAGAAACCACCAATAGATAACAAACCTCCAGTAGACAATAAACCCCCAATAGACAACAAGCCTCCGGTAGATAACAAACCTCCAATAGATAACAAACCTCCAGTAGGTAACAAGCCTCCTGTGGATAACAAGCCTCCGGTGGTAGAAACACCTGGTAAACCTCCGGTAGAGAAACCACCAATAGACAACAAACCACCAATAGACAATAAACCCCCAATAGACAATAAACCCCCAATAGACAACAAGCCTCCAATAGACAACAAGCCTCCGGTAGATAACAAACCCCCAATAGATAACAAGCCTCCGGTAGACAACAAACCCCCAATAGATAACAAACCTCCGGTAGATAACAAACCCCCGGTAGACAACAAGCCTCCGGTGGTAGAAACACCTGGTAAACCACCAATAGAGAAACCTCCGGTAGATAACAAACCTCCGGTAGATAACAAACCACCAGAGAAACCACCTGTTGGTACTTGA